A window of Aeromicrobium sp. Sec7.5 genomic DNA:
GCCGAGCCCACGGACGAGGCCGACGCGAAGCCGGCCGACGACGTCGAGGAGCCGGAGGCCGAGCCCGAGCCGGGCGACACCACCGACCCCGACGCCGAGTCCGCCCCGTCGGCCCAGCCCGACACGGAGTCCTCGCCCAGCGAGGACACGCCGGCCCCCGAGGCCGACGAGCCCGTCGAGGAAGGGGCCCGCGAGGAGGAGGCCGAGACGCTCGACGACAAGGCCGAGGCCGCCGAGCCCGAGGCCGGATCCATCTCGCCGGACGCACCGGAGGGCATCGTGTCGGTCGAGGAGGGCTCCGATCCCGAGGTCGAGTCCGACGACGTGGCCCCGCTGACCGAGGCCAACCCGAGCGGCGCGGACCTCTCGTCCGCGGCGACCGAGATGGCCGCCGACGACGAGGACGACGCGGACGAGGCGAAGAAGACCGACTGACCGAGGTCACCGCACGACCGAGACGGCGATCGCCCCCACCGGGGCGGTCGCCGTCTCGCGATTTCCCAGACCCTCCGGTGGTTGAGGTGCGAATGCCCGCCAGGGCGTGAGCCTCGAAGCCACCCCGCGGTGACCGCCCGCCTCACCCCACCGAGGTTTCGAGGCTCGTCGCTGGCGCTCCTCGCACCTCAACCACCGGGGGGTCGCGGGTCTGCCTACTCCGTCCAGGCGCCGAGCTTGTCAGGGTTGGCCTGGATCCACACGTCGCGCACGACACCGTCCACGACGTTCAGCATGATGACGAATGGCGCCGCGCCCGACTCCCGCAGCACGATCGCGGCACGCCCGTCGACCGGCTCGATGCTCGGCTCCACGACGCGACCCTCGCGCGCCATCTTCTCGATGATGCCGAGCATGAACCGGGCGACCCGGTCGGCACCCTGCACCGGGCGGCGCGCCATCGAGGCCCGCCCACCACCGTCGGTCACCAAGGTCACGCTCGGGTCGAGCATCGCCACGAGGTCGGTGAGCTGGCCCGAGCCGCACGCCGCGAGGAAGGCCTGCACGACACGCTCGTGGTCGACCGCCGAGGAGCCGCGGACCTTGCGCTCGCGGATGTCGCGCCGCGCGTCGGAGGCGAGCTTGCGGGCGGCCTGCGGCGAGCGGCCGACGACGTCCGCGACCTCGACGAAGCTCAGCCCGAACAGGTCGTGCAGCACGAAGGAGACCCGCTCGGCGGGGGTCAGCGAGTCGAGCACGACCATCAGCGCACTCGTCACCTGGTCGTCGAGGCTCGCCCGCTCAGCCGGGTCGATCGCCGCACCCGGGGAGGCGAGGTCCGAGCCCGGCCGGGGCTCCGGGAGCCACTCCCCCGTGTACTGCTCGCGCCGGGCGCGGGCCGATCCGAGCACGTCGAGACAGATGCGGCCCACGACCGTCGTGAACCACGCGTCGACGTTGCGCACGGCCTCGCGTTCG
This region includes:
- the sigJ gene encoding RNA polymerase sigma factor SigJ encodes the protein MTRRSSVPEAEDADRGRLLATAFRLLGTSADAEDAVQEAYVRWFRLASTEREAVRNVDAWFTTVVGRICLDVLGSARARREQYTGEWLPEPRPGSDLASPGAAIDPAERASLDDQVTSALMVVLDSLTPAERVSFVLHDLFGLSFVEVADVVGRSPQAARKLASDARRDIRERKVRGSSAVDHERVVQAFLAACGSGQLTDLVAMLDPSVTLVTDGGGRASMARRPVQGADRVARFMLGIIEKMAREGRVVEPSIEPVDGRAAIVLRESGAAPFVIMLNVVDGVVRDVWIQANPDKLGAWTE